The proteins below come from a single Pseudomonadota bacterium genomic window:
- a CDS encoding PilT/PilU family type 4a pilus ATPase, translating to MNMRPLLKLMAERKASDLFLTAGAPVKIKIEGKIMSVNKQVLNPANVRQAAISLMSADQVDRFSREMELDFAVSEPEWGRFRVNVFHQRGNVAMCLRYITGGVPALSELKMPEVLADLAMLKRGLVLMVGSTGSGKSTTLAAMIDHRNRNASDHILTIEDPIEYLHSNRSCIINQREVGLDTVSYSRALRSALREAPDVVLIGEIRDRDSLRSTIDLAGTGHLAVSTMHANNAAETLDRVVNMFPAEQHTQVLMDLSQYLKAIVSQRLVIGRDGRRVAAVEVLLVTPYVSELIKKGDITAVKEALSEGRESGMQNFDSALYDLYAANRISLEEALSNADSRSNLESRINFS from the coding sequence ATGAACATGCGGCCGCTGTTGAAGCTGATGGCTGAGCGCAAGGCCTCAGACCTATTCCTCACCGCCGGTGCCCCGGTCAAGATCAAGATCGAGGGCAAGATCATGTCCGTGAACAAGCAGGTGCTGAATCCAGCCAACGTTCGCCAAGCGGCCATCTCCCTCATGTCCGCCGATCAGGTGGATCGCTTCAGTCGCGAGATGGAGCTCGACTTCGCGGTCAGCGAACCCGAGTGGGGGCGTTTCCGCGTCAACGTCTTCCATCAGCGCGGCAACGTGGCAATGTGCCTGCGCTACATCACCGGGGGTGTGCCCGCCCTTAGCGAGCTGAAGATGCCTGAGGTGTTGGCGGATTTGGCCATGCTCAAGCGCGGCCTAGTGCTCATGGTGGGTTCTACCGGTTCGGGGAAGTCCACCACCCTGGCGGCGATGATCGATCATCGTAACCGCAACGCCAGTGATCATATCTTGACGATCGAGGATCCAATCGAGTACCTGCACTCCAACAGGAGTTGCATCATTAATCAGCGTGAGGTGGGGCTCGACACCGTGTCCTACTCACGGGCCCTGCGCAGTGCGCTGCGCGAGGCGCCGGATGTTGTGCTGATCGGTGAGATACGCGATCGCGACAGTCTTCGCTCGACCATCGACCTAGCGGGCACAGGGCATCTCGCCGTGTCGACGATGCACGCGAACAATGCTGCGGAGACCCTAGATCGCGTGGTCAACATGTTCCCCGCCGAACAACATACGCAGGTGCTGATGGATCTCTCCCAGTATCTGAAGGCCATCGTGTCTCAGCGGTTGGTCATCGGTCGGGACGGGCGCCGGGTAGCAGCCGTTGAGGTGCTTCTGGTAACGCCCTACGTGAGTGAGCTGATCAAGAAGGGCGATATCACCGCCGTGAAGGAGGCCCTGTCTGAGGGGCGCGAGTCTGGAATGCAGAATTTCGACAGCGCGCTCTACGACCTTTACGCGGCAAACCGCATCAGTCTCGAAGAGGCGCTATCCAACGCGGACTCGCGTTCCAACCTCGAATCCCGCATCAATTTCTCTTAG
- a CDS encoding DUF4426 domain-containing protein, with the protein MRRWGVATTTSALLLALASGCSDTADGTRIPAPRQAPATALGADVSSLDTGDYVIYFNSFTTDQLTPEVARSYGITRGQRRVLLNVSVLKKNENGQNTPVKAEVVSNVANLSAQRKDLTFREIDEGGEAVYYIAELPVSSAETLMIELDVTPENESASQYLKFRRTFRF; encoded by the coding sequence ATGAGGCGATGGGGTGTTGCCACAACGACAAGTGCGCTCCTGCTTGCACTGGCAAGCGGCTGCAGCGACACCGCCGACGGCACCCGCATCCCCGCACCTCGCCAAGCCCCCGCCACCGCCCTTGGTGCTGATGTTTCATCCCTCGATACGGGTGACTACGTCATCTACTTCAACAGCTTCACCACCGATCAGCTCACGCCAGAAGTGGCTCGCAGCTACGGCATCACCCGTGGCCAGCGCCGCGTGCTGTTGAACGTGTCGGTGCTGAAGAAGAACGAGAATGGGCAGAACACACCGGTGAAGGCCGAGGTGGTCTCGAACGTAGCCAACCTCTCGGCGCAGCGGAAGGACCTGACCTTCCGCGAAATCGACGAGGGCGGAGAGGCCGTTTACTACATCGCGGAGCTGCCCGTCAGCAGCGCCGAGACGTTGATGATCGAACTGGACGTGACGCCGGAAAATGAGTCTGCCTCGCAGTACTTGAAGTTCCGACGCACCTTCAGGTTCTGA
- a CDS encoding YggS family pyridoxal phosphate-dependent enzyme, whose translation MTEVTANLDVVLERIRRAAERYGRDPSGITLIAVAKRHPAEAVRALARVGHRHIAESYAQEAEEKLDALGDLPLCWHFIGRLQRNKTAAVAERFDWVHSVDRQVIADRLSAQRPHDGRPPLQVCLQVDFTGQDGRNGAPPEHLPALAEHVASLPQLALRGLMTLPPPETSEERQREHFRHLHRLQRQLNDAGHALDVLSAGMSGDLEAAIAEGATHVRIGTAIFGPRPAT comes from the coding sequence ATGACCGAGGTCACAGCGAATCTTGATGTGGTTCTCGAGCGGATCCGCAGGGCCGCCGAGCGCTACGGCCGCGATCCGTCCGGCATCACCCTAATTGCCGTCGCTAAGCGACACCCGGCAGAGGCGGTGCGCGCCCTAGCCAGGGTCGGCCATCGACACATCGCTGAAAGCTACGCGCAGGAAGCCGAAGAGAAGCTAGATGCCCTGGGGGATCTGCCCTTGTGCTGGCACTTCATCGGGCGCCTCCAGCGCAACAAAACCGCCGCCGTGGCCGAGCGATTCGACTGGGTGCATTCGGTAGATCGCCAGGTGATCGCCGACCGCCTCTCTGCCCAGCGGCCACACGACGGCCGACCTCCTTTGCAAGTGTGTTTACAGGTGGACTTCACCGGTCAGGACGGCCGCAACGGCGCACCTCCCGAGCACCTCCCAGCGCTCGCCGAACACGTGGCCAGCCTGCCCCAACTCGCCCTTCGCGGCTTGATGACCCTGCCGCCTCCGGAGACGAGCGAGGAACGCCAGCGCGAGCACTTTCGCCACTTGCACCGGCTGCAACGTCAATTGAATGACGCTGGCCATGCCTTGGACGTGCTCTCGGCGGGCATGTCCGGCGATTTGGAAGCGGCGATCGCCGAGGGCGCCACGCACGTACGTATCGGCACCGCGATCTTCGGTCCTCGACCCGCCACCTGA
- the ruvX gene encoding Holliday junction resolvase RuvX, with amino-acid sequence MTTELLLGFDYGARRIGVAVGQTLTASASAAATLHAHGGEPDWAAIDALIAQWSPTRLLVGRPANMDGTNSDMTAAAETFAETLGERAGLPVELVDERLTSFEARTQLREQRRSGVRKRRVRPGDLDAHAARLIVETWLANTGDDDRS; translated from the coding sequence ATGACGACGGAGCTATTGCTCGGCTTCGACTACGGCGCACGACGCATCGGCGTCGCTGTCGGACAGACCCTCACGGCCTCCGCTAGCGCCGCAGCCACCCTCCACGCTCACGGGGGCGAACCTGACTGGGCCGCCATCGACGCCCTGATCGCCCAGTGGTCCCCAACGCGGCTGCTCGTGGGGCGCCCGGCAAACATGGACGGCACGAACTCCGACATGACCGCTGCCGCCGAGACCTTCGCCGAAACCCTCGGCGAGCGCGCCGGCCTGCCCGTAGAACTGGTAGACGAGCGATTGACCTCCTTCGAAGCGCGCACGCAACTGCGCGAGCAACGTCGCTCCGGGGTGCGCAAGCGTCGCGTACGGCCAGGCGATCTCGATGCCCACGCCGCCCGCCTGATCGTCGAGACATGGCTGGCCAACACAGGAGATGATGACCGTTCATGA
- a CDS encoding type IV pilus twitching motility protein PilT, whose amino-acid sequence MAVDISQLLNFAVKHNASDLHLSGGMPPMIRVDGDMKRVNMPSLSHKEVHAMVYDIMNDKQRKDYEEFFETDFSFELPGVARFRVNAFNQNRGSGAVFRSIPSRILTLEDLDAPRIFQEVSMYPRGIVLVTGPTGSGKSTTLAAMVDFINDSKPDHILTIEDPIEFVHESKRSLINQREVHRDTMGFAEALRSALREDPDVILVGEMRDLETIRLALTAAETGHLVFGTLHTSSAAKTIDRVVDVFPAAEKDMVRSMLSESLRAVISQTLLKKTGGGRVAAHEIMIGTPAIRNLIREGKIAQMYSAIQTGQGMGMQTLDQCLQDLVQRGVVSRDEARLKAAQKDQF is encoded by the coding sequence ATGGCTGTAGACATCTCCCAGCTGCTGAACTTCGCCGTCAAGCACAATGCGTCCGATCTGCACCTCTCCGGCGGCATGCCGCCGATGATTCGGGTGGACGGGGACATGAAGCGCGTCAACATGCCGTCGCTCTCCCACAAGGAGGTGCACGCCATGGTGTACGACATCATGAATGACAAGCAGCGCAAGGACTACGAGGAGTTCTTCGAGACCGACTTTTCCTTCGAGCTGCCGGGCGTGGCGCGCTTTCGGGTGAACGCTTTCAACCAGAACCGCGGCTCAGGCGCCGTGTTCCGCAGCATTCCCTCGCGCATTCTGACCTTAGAGGATCTGGACGCGCCGCGGATCTTCCAAGAGGTGTCCATGTACCCGCGCGGCATCGTGCTGGTCACGGGGCCTACGGGCTCCGGTAAGTCGACCACCCTCGCTGCCATGGTCGACTTCATTAATGACTCCAAGCCCGACCACATCCTCACCATCGAAGATCCGATCGAGTTTGTGCACGAGAGTAAGCGCAGCCTGATCAATCAGCGCGAGGTGCACCGAGACACGATGGGCTTTGCGGAAGCCTTGCGCTCTGCCCTGCGCGAGGACCCCGACGTGATCCTCGTCGGAGAGATGCGTGATCTGGAGACCATCCGACTCGCGCTCACGGCCGCGGAGACCGGGCATCTGGTGTTCGGCACCCTGCACACTAGCTCGGCCGCTAAGACCATCGACCGCGTGGTCGACGTGTTCCCCGCAGCGGAGAAGGACATGGTGCGCTCGATGCTTTCCGAGTCGCTGCGAGCGGTGATCTCCCAGACGCTCTTGAAGAAGACCGGTGGGGGGCGCGTGGCTGCGCACGAGATTATGATCGGCACGCCCGCCATCCGTAACCTCATCCGCGAGGGCAAGATCGCGCAGATGTACTCGGCGATCCAGACCGGCCAGGGCATGGGCATGCAGACCCTCGACCAGTGCCTGCAAGACCTCGTGCAGCGAGGGGTGGTAAGCCGTGACGAAGCGCGCTTGAAGGCGGCACAGAAGGATCAGTTCTAA
- a CDS encoding YqgE/AlgH family protein yields the protein MATMGTTSDMSNQFLIAMPTMTDPNFRRTVTLICEHNADGALGIVINRPRQMRLREVFDQLSLENAAEGVSNREVLDGGPVQPERGFVLHDGASEWESTLKVAPGLSVTTSRDVLQAMAAGDGPHHALVALGYAGWDAGQLEDEMGNNAWLSVPADQAIIFSTPFDRRWESAAQLLGVDLSLLSSDVGHA from the coding sequence ATGGCGACAATGGGCACCACCTCCGACATGAGCAATCAGTTCCTGATCGCCATGCCAACGATGACTGACCCAAATTTTCGCCGCACAGTAACACTCATCTGTGAGCACAACGCCGATGGCGCCCTGGGCATCGTGATCAACCGCCCGCGCCAGATGCGCCTGCGAGAAGTGTTCGATCAGCTCTCGCTAGAGAACGCCGCGGAGGGCGTCAGCAACCGCGAGGTGCTCGACGGCGGCCCAGTCCAACCCGAGCGCGGCTTCGTGCTTCACGATGGGGCGAGCGAGTGGGAGTCCACCCTGAAGGTGGCGCCGGGCCTGTCGGTGACGACCTCGCGCGACGTGCTACAGGCGATGGCGGCTGGCGATGGCCCACACCACGCCCTCGTCGCCCTCGGCTACGCAGGATGGGATGCGGGCCAACTCGAAGATGAGATGGGCAACAACGCCTGGCTATCTGTGCCTGCGGACCAAGCCATCATCTTCAGCACACCCTTCGATCGACGCTGGGAGAGCGCCGCGCAGTTGCTCGGCGTGGACCTGTCCCTGCTTTCCTCCGACGTGGGGCACGCTTAG
- a CDS encoding energy transducer TonB, with the protein MSSLSTGGSASSSDALVWALFVATLLHGLIILGITFDDSSPARSSSQPLKVVLSDPQAEELDYTPDDAVYAAAANRLGSGTERAQDSGGIVMPANAMDALGETDGDADQEQEQAAEQVPQDQLVTPNEAQREINAPPEAAPQPAPARLSARIQFASPTTTFQRRDRLQAEGEIRELEISVSTQASDVAEYMAQWKDRVEEVGTLYFPDAARQQGLSGSPLVEVAISADGGLRSIQVVRPSDHPLLDQAALRILRLAAPFAPFPEHLRRDYDSLRFVYEWRFAGGRIISP; encoded by the coding sequence GTGAGCAGCTTGAGTACTGGCGGCAGCGCCAGCAGCAGCGACGCGCTGGTCTGGGCGCTGTTCGTCGCGACGCTGCTGCACGGACTCATCATCCTCGGCATCACCTTCGACGACTCTAGCCCTGCGAGAAGCAGCAGCCAACCGCTCAAGGTGGTACTGAGCGATCCCCAAGCCGAGGAGCTCGACTACACCCCGGACGACGCCGTGTACGCGGCCGCCGCCAATCGCCTTGGCTCAGGCACTGAAAGGGCGCAGGACAGCGGCGGCATCGTCATGCCCGCGAACGCCATGGATGCACTCGGCGAGACCGACGGCGACGCGGACCAAGAGCAGGAGCAAGCCGCTGAGCAGGTTCCCCAGGATCAACTGGTGACGCCCAACGAGGCGCAACGCGAGATCAATGCGCCACCGGAGGCGGCGCCACAGCCGGCACCCGCACGCCTTAGCGCGCGTATCCAATTCGCCTCTCCGACGACGACCTTCCAGCGACGAGATCGCCTACAAGCCGAGGGTGAGATCCGCGAACTCGAGATCTCTGTGTCTACCCAGGCATCGGATGTAGCCGAGTACATGGCGCAGTGGAAGGACCGAGTGGAGGAAGTGGGCACGCTGTACTTCCCGGACGCTGCCCGCCAGCAGGGGTTATCCGGATCGCCGCTCGTGGAAGTCGCCATCAGTGCTGACGGAGGCCTGCGCAGCATTCAAGTGGTGCGCCCGTCTGATCACCCGCTGTTGGATCAGGCAGCGCTCAGAATCCTTCGCCTGGCGGCTCCGTTCGCTCCCTTCCCCGAGCACCTACGGCGCGACTACGACTCCCTTCGTTTCGTCTACGAATGGCGTTTCGCAGGTGGCCGGATCATCAGCCCCTGA
- a CDS encoding YggT family protein has translation MAALVFLITTAFDLLALVFILRFLLYAVRAEFHNPLSQFVYRVTNPVIAPLRKVIPNVGGMELATVLAVIVIEAVSLVVVYTVLRGIPLPVSGVLLGAVLGAVLSTLRCLVLVLIVNALLSWAPGMAAHPAARLLGQIADPVLRPIRSVLPLVAGIDLSPLVAIIALQAITIQLEQIRLLG, from the coding sequence ATGGCCGCATTGGTTTTTCTGATCACCACCGCCTTCGACCTGCTCGCGCTGGTCTTCATTCTGCGCTTCCTGCTTTACGCCGTGCGCGCAGAGTTTCACAACCCCCTTTCTCAGTTCGTGTATCGGGTCACCAACCCTGTAATCGCCCCCCTGAGGAAGGTGATTCCAAACGTCGGTGGGATGGAGCTCGCGACCGTGCTTGCGGTGATCGTCATCGAGGCCGTATCCCTGGTAGTGGTCTACACGGTCCTGCGCGGCATCCCGTTGCCAGTCTCGGGCGTACTCCTCGGTGCTGTACTCGGGGCCGTGCTCTCCACCTTGCGATGCCTCGTCCTGGTACTCATCGTAAACGCCCTGCTGAGTTGGGCACCTGGCATGGCGGCACATCCTGCGGCGCGACTGCTCGGGCAGATCGCAGACCCCGTTCTGCGCCCCATCCGCTCCGTATTGCCCCTCGTTGCAGGCATCGATCTGTCCCCCCTGGTGGCAATCATCGCGCTGCAGGCCATCACGATTCAGCTCGAACAGATCCGCCTTCTGGGCTGA
- a CDS encoding PilT/PilU family type 4a pilus ATPase, translating into MEREQASKLVKDLLRQMIITGASDMFITAEFPPALKIDGKIRTVSETPLTPEQASLVVRTLMNDKQLKEFDATSECNFAISLANVATRGGDKVNGRYRVSAFVQQSNAGCVVRTINTRIPTFEEMDLPSQLRDVVMTKRGLVLVVGGTGSGKSTSLAAMIGHRNHHTRGHIITIEDPIEFVHPHHGCVITQREVGVDTDNWHTALKNTLRQAPDVILIGEIRDQETMQYAVQFAETGHLCLATLHANNANQALDRIVNFFPEERRPQLLMDLSLNVRALISQRLLTREHGNGRVAAMEIMTTSPLIADLIHRGEFHKIKEVMAKSNRLGMMTFDQSLFMLYEAGFVSEAEAMRNADSKNELRLRIKLESQRARDDDSAEADKLRILEPDSKGMSGLARGAGGRQEGAGE; encoded by the coding sequence ATGGAAAGAGAACAGGCCTCGAAACTGGTCAAGGATCTGCTGCGTCAGATGATCATCACTGGCGCCTCGGACATGTTCATCACGGCGGAGTTTCCCCCGGCGCTGAAGATCGATGGCAAGATCCGGACGGTCTCGGAGACACCGTTGACGCCAGAGCAGGCGAGCCTTGTGGTTCGCACGCTGATGAACGACAAGCAGCTGAAGGAATTCGATGCGACCAGCGAGTGCAACTTCGCGATCTCCCTGGCCAATGTGGCCACCCGTGGCGGTGACAAGGTCAACGGTCGCTACCGCGTGAGTGCCTTTGTTCAGCAGAGCAATGCGGGTTGCGTGGTGCGCACGATCAACACGCGTATCCCCACCTTCGAGGAGATGGATCTGCCCTCACAGCTGCGTGACGTTGTTATGACCAAGCGCGGCCTAGTGCTCGTGGTGGGGGGCACCGGCTCGGGTAAGTCCACGAGCCTCGCGGCGATGATCGGTCACCGCAATCACCACACGCGCGGGCACATCATCACGATCGAGGATCCTATCGAGTTCGTTCATCCGCACCACGGTTGCGTTATCACCCAGCGTGAGGTGGGTGTGGATACGGACAACTGGCACACGGCGCTCAAGAACACGCTGCGCCAGGCGCCGGACGTGATCCTGATCGGCGAGATTCGCGATCAGGAGACGATGCAGTACGCCGTGCAGTTCGCCGAAACCGGCCACCTGTGTCTCGCCACCTTACATGCGAACAATGCCAACCAGGCGCTCGATCGGATCGTGAACTTCTTCCCCGAAGAGCGCCGGCCGCAGCTGCTCATGGACCTGTCCTTGAACGTGCGCGCCCTAATCTCCCAGCGCTTGCTGACCCGTGAGCACGGCAACGGGCGTGTCGCCGCCATGGAGATCATGACCACCTCGCCGCTCATTGCCGATCTCATCCACCGGGGTGAGTTTCACAAGATCAAGGAGGTCATGGCTAAGTCCAATCGCCTCGGCATGATGACCTTCGATCAGTCCCTGTTCATGCTCTACGAAGCGGGCTTCGTGAGCGAGGCTGAGGCGATGCGTAACGCCGACTCAAAGAACGAGCTACGCCTGCGCATCAAGCTCGAGAGTCAACGTGCGCGCGATGACGACAGTGCGGAAGCGGATAAGCTGCGTATCCTTGAGCCTGACTCCAAGGGCATGAGCGGCCTGGCTCGCGGGGCTGGCGGCCGCCAGGAAGGTGCTGGCGAATGA
- a CDS encoding aspartate carbamoyltransferase catalytic subunit → MNAQYDADGNLRHLLTLQGMSAPMLRELLDRAEQFAPARSEPLPEYRLLAGATVVNLMCEPSTRTRASFELAARRLGATVLDFDVTTSSQSKGETLLDTVLTLEAMRCDIFIIRTGDRGILAQVAEQVDPRVAIVNAGEGNLAHPTQGLLDVMTIRRHHPDMASLKVTIVGDIRHSRVARSAVDALQVLGIAELRLCGPTAMLPEPDQFTSCQRYTDIDTAIAGAHVVMGLRIQRERMRSEEMPEPDEYFRDYGLTSARLAQADERVIVMHPGPVNRGLEMESSLVEDRRSTVREQVANGVAIRMAVLERVWKTLRLDRSAVHV, encoded by the coding sequence ATGAATGCCCAGTACGACGCCGACGGCAACCTGCGCCACCTACTGACCTTACAAGGTATGTCAGCACCCATGTTGCGCGAACTACTGGACCGAGCCGAGCAGTTCGCACCGGCCCGCAGCGAGCCGCTGCCGGAGTACCGACTTCTCGCCGGCGCGACGGTGGTAAACCTGATGTGTGAGCCCAGCACCCGCACCCGCGCATCCTTCGAGTTGGCGGCCCGGCGCCTCGGCGCTACCGTGCTCGATTTCGACGTAACCACTTCCTCCCAAAGCAAGGGCGAGACCCTGCTGGATACGGTGCTCACGCTGGAGGCAATGCGCTGCGATATCTTCATCATTCGCACCGGGGATAGGGGCATCCTGGCGCAGGTCGCCGAGCAGGTCGACCCACGCGTTGCCATCGTCAACGCTGGCGAGGGCAACCTCGCCCATCCGACGCAGGGCCTACTGGATGTGATGACCATTCGCCGCCATCACCCGGACATGGCATCACTGAAGGTGACCATCGTGGGTGATATCCGCCACTCACGCGTGGCACGCTCAGCGGTAGATGCGCTGCAAGTACTGGGCATTGCCGAGCTGCGTTTGTGCGGCCCTACGGCTATGCTGCCCGAGCCCGATCAGTTCACAAGCTGCCAACGGTACACAGACATCGACACGGCCATCGCCGGCGCCCACGTGGTGATGGGGCTGCGCATCCAGCGCGAGCGCATGCGCAGCGAAGAAATGCCCGAGCCGGACGAGTACTTTCGCGACTACGGCCTCACGTCCGCGCGCCTAGCACAGGCGGATGAGCGGGTGATCGTGATGCACCCGGGCCCGGTCAATCGCGGCCTGGAGATGGAGTCGAGCTTGGTCGAAGACCGGCGATCCACCGTGCGAGAGCAGGTAGCGAACGGCGTGGCCATTCGCATGGCTGTGCTCGAGCGCGTGTGGAAGACCCTACGCCTGGACCGCAGCGCGGTGCACGTCTAG
- a CDS encoding HU family DNA-binding protein, translated as MVTKKKTTTRKAAAAAPKPPTKSEILAHIAEETGMARKDVNAVFESLQGLMKKNLGRRGPGIFSMPGLMKIKVQTKPATKARKGINPFTGEEQMFKAKPARKTVKIQALKTLKDMV; from the coding sequence ATGGTAACGAAGAAAAAGACCACTACGCGCAAGGCTGCTGCAGCGGCGCCAAAGCCGCCCACCAAGAGCGAGATCCTCGCGCACATCGCCGAGGAAACCGGCATGGCACGCAAGGACGTCAACGCAGTCTTCGAGAGCCTGCAGGGCCTGATGAAGAAGAACCTCGGCCGCCGCGGCCCCGGCATCTTCTCCATGCCCGGCCTGATGAAAATCAAGGTTCAGACCAAGCCGGCCACCAAGGCACGCAAGGGCATCAACCCCTTCACCGGTGAAGAGCAGATGTTCAAGGCCAAGCCGGCCCGCAAAACCGTGAAGATTCAGGCGCTGAAGACCCTGAAGGACATGGTCTGA